A stretch of the Chlamydia pecorum E58 genome encodes the following:
- a CDS encoding FliH/SctL family protein has product MTPQPPGSFPDTCPEDSSLILEWEASLDSLGQELPSQDTASQELLSLIQLFRKLSIHMLAELEKVTQKLKPDLLELALLTCEKFLYKKLEQPQELSLLLSAALKRFSSVRSLSPLKIFLHPEDLKHLHAWMSCHDLPLIKHAEFLPDTTCKKASYKIETPEGILRQDIGEELDHLLSVLTT; this is encoded by the coding sequence ATGACTCCACAACCCCCTGGTTCTTTTCCCGATACTTGTCCTGAAGATTCCTCTTTAATCTTAGAATGGGAAGCTTCTCTAGATTCCCTTGGACAAGAACTTCCTTCTCAGGATACGGCCTCTCAGGAACTCCTCTCTTTAATCCAACTCTTTAGAAAGCTCTCTATTCATATGCTGGCAGAACTAGAAAAGGTCACCCAAAAGCTCAAGCCCGACCTCCTTGAGCTCGCCTTACTCACCTGCGAAAAGTTTCTCTATAAAAAACTAGAACAACCTCAAGAGCTTTCCTTGCTGCTCTCTGCAGCTCTCAAGAGATTCTCCTCTGTTCGTTCTCTATCTCCACTGAAGATTTTCTTGCATCCTGAGGACCTTAAACACCTTCATGCCTGGATGTCCTGCCATGACCTCCCGCTGATCAAACATGCAGAGTTTCTTCCTGACACAACATGTAAAAAAGCAAGCTATAAAATAGAAACTCCCGAAGGGATCTTAAGGCAAGATATTGGAGAAGAACTCGACCACCTGCTTTCTGTTTTGACCACATGA
- a CDS encoding type III secretion system protein: MFPQILRKKISALGISPLGMCLLAGALICLWGFGKTSSSPEAPTPKLEKSGAWLKISQAGNLKLCETLAKKEQLEKDLTIFHPIASAKVALALPSDSEVSHPLKLSVILTLHKDQYLTPMLLFSIADYLCSSFPGLRHEDITLSDNEGNFYTPELIDTNFLLLFSLEKYLSKIFPKEHFSLSCLPKKEKPTLQLTVNKTFLEKLSKEHATKLWNHATQYLYQNYGTSHTILKEQLPFTGKLRNRRDISRYVITGLILLSSLSIVALASLYLAWQAYDRMDEPQKIKRGINIAKLVEIVQKEPPQKIALILSFLDPGKAEELLNKLPIEIQHQVLKYKL, translated from the coding sequence GTGTTTCCCCAAATCTTGCGAAAAAAAATCTCAGCATTAGGGATTTCTCCCTTAGGTATGTGCTTGTTAGCAGGAGCTCTCATTTGCCTCTGGGGATTTGGGAAAACTTCCTCCTCTCCAGAAGCCCCAACACCTAAACTTGAGAAATCAGGAGCCTGGCTTAAAATTTCCCAAGCTGGCAACCTCAAGCTCTGCGAAACACTCGCAAAAAAAGAACAACTCGAAAAAGACCTAACGATTTTTCATCCCATAGCCTCAGCAAAAGTCGCTTTAGCATTACCTTCCGACTCTGAAGTTTCCCACCCTTTGAAACTTTCCGTTATCCTTACACTACATAAAGATCAATACCTTACTCCTATGCTACTGTTTTCCATTGCGGATTATCTTTGCAGTAGCTTCCCAGGTCTACGTCATGAAGACATCACCCTCTCCGATAATGAAGGGAATTTCTACACTCCTGAACTTATAGATACAAATTTTCTTCTTCTGTTTTCCTTAGAAAAATACCTCTCCAAAATTTTCCCTAAGGAACACTTTTCCCTCTCTTGTCTCCCGAAAAAAGAGAAGCCTACGCTGCAACTTACAGTAAATAAAACGTTCCTAGAAAAGCTCTCCAAGGAACATGCGACAAAACTTTGGAACCATGCCACACAATACCTCTACCAAAATTATGGCACCAGTCATACAATTCTCAAAGAGCAGCTCCCCTTTACAGGGAAACTCAGGAACCGTCGGGATATCTCCAGATATGTAATTACAGGGCTCATTCTCCTTTCAAGCTTAAGCATTGTTGCTCTTGCGAGTTTGTATCTTGCCTGGCAAGCATATGATCGCATGGATGAACCTCAAAAAATAAAACGAGGAATAAATATCGCAAAACTGGTAGAGATCGTGCAAAAAGAGCCTCCACAAAAGATTGCGTTAATTCTTTCATTTTTAGATCCAGGGAAAGCTGAAGAGCTCTTAAATAAACTTCCTATAGAGATACAACATCAAGTACTGAAATATAAACTTTAG
- a CDS encoding NifU family protein, whose protein sequence is MTIPFQPNASWATFSSKVIKKLLKPYCAGKFTEEDAAVKDAYLAIGKQGHKLIGNSITFYWLVDKNHGKILDAKFQCFGSPYLIPLAEVTCSLVIGKSYAQAYKITIDDIDELLRSDPTKPAFPEDSLPLYHFIIDALDTTIEQCLNIPLEDGSLPLRETPEFPEMEDANPYDKHTWEAMSIENKIAVLRTITEEKISPYIALDGGAVSIKTLENNIVTIAYSGNCSGCPSSIGTTLNSIGQLLRTYVYPELQIKVCEDSLTFAQHPQNIDGPSL, encoded by the coding sequence ATGACAATCCCCTTTCAACCTAATGCCTCTTGGGCCACATTTTCAAGCAAAGTCATAAAAAAACTTCTTAAGCCCTACTGTGCAGGCAAATTTACAGAAGAAGATGCTGCCGTCAAAGATGCGTATCTTGCCATTGGGAAACAGGGGCATAAACTTATAGGAAATAGCATTACGTTTTATTGGCTTGTCGATAAGAATCATGGGAAAATCCTGGATGCAAAATTCCAATGCTTTGGTAGTCCCTACCTCATTCCTCTCGCTGAAGTTACTTGTAGCCTTGTGATAGGGAAAAGTTATGCACAAGCCTATAAAATCACCATAGACGATATAGATGAGCTTTTGCGTTCTGATCCTACGAAGCCTGCGTTCCCAGAAGACAGCCTCCCTCTGTACCATTTCATCATAGATGCCCTAGATACTACTATAGAACAGTGTCTTAATATTCCCCTAGAAGACGGATCTCTTCCCCTACGGGAAACTCCAGAGTTTCCTGAGATGGAAGATGCCAATCCTTATGACAAGCACACTTGGGAAGCCATGTCTATAGAAAACAAAATTGCTGTGCTAAGAACCATAACGGAAGAAAAGATTAGTCCTTACATAGCCCTAGATGGAGGGGCAGTTTCTATAAAAACTCTAGAGAACAATATCGTCACTATTGCCTATTCTGGGAACTGTTCTGGCTGTCCCTCTTCCATAGGGACAACATTGAATTCTATAGGGCAGCTACTGCGTACCTATGTCTATCCGGAATTGCAAATTAAAGTCTGCGAAGACTCTTTAACCTTCGCTCAGCACCCCCAGAATATAGATGGACCTTCGCTGTAG